A region of Kribbella sp. NBC_01245 DNA encodes the following proteins:
- a CDS encoding GNAT family N-acetyltransferase — protein sequence MGFGIRKAGVADAAGIVDVWAHTTPHLVKTPAGIAFELEHATGRVVFVAVEGDDVVGYGNAWAPDPGGRCRLAVQVPPLHGRRGIGAAMAETVVGAAAGMGGTGLITVTTDDEWAKRFAMDRGFTIGRELAHAVASLDQLPEAVPPPDGLQLVTYDALEPRAIWQASAAVVSGDPSGLSSAPAYDEWLETGWNHPDQANDLSFALLDDGEVVSFVTTTANRDRQVIWSNLTGTLPAYRGKGLAKVVKAAALHRAREAGFVAAYTGNDANNEPMLAVNRWLGYHRASSSWTATRDL from the coding sequence ATGGGGTTTGGGATTCGGAAGGCTGGGGTCGCGGATGCGGCCGGGATCGTCGACGTGTGGGCGCACACCACGCCGCATCTGGTGAAAACGCCCGCGGGGATCGCGTTCGAGCTCGAGCATGCGACCGGGCGCGTCGTGTTCGTCGCGGTCGAGGGCGATGACGTGGTCGGCTACGGCAACGCCTGGGCTCCGGATCCGGGCGGGCGATGCCGACTCGCCGTACAGGTTCCGCCACTGCACGGGCGGCGCGGCATCGGTGCGGCAATGGCCGAGACCGTCGTCGGGGCCGCCGCCGGGATGGGCGGCACAGGGTTGATCACCGTGACGACGGATGACGAGTGGGCCAAGCGGTTCGCGATGGACCGGGGCTTCACGATCGGCCGCGAGCTCGCGCACGCCGTCGCCTCGCTCGACCAACTGCCCGAGGCGGTGCCGCCTCCGGACGGGTTACAACTCGTCACGTACGACGCACTGGAGCCGCGCGCGATCTGGCAGGCGTCGGCCGCGGTGGTGAGCGGTGACCCGAGCGGCCTCTCGTCGGCACCGGCGTACGACGAATGGCTCGAGACGGGCTGGAACCATCCGGATCAGGCGAACGACCTCAGTTTCGCGCTGCTGGACGATGGCGAGGTGGTCTCCTTCGTCACCACGACGGCCAACCGGGATCGCCAGGTGATCTGGTCCAACCTGACTGGGACCCTCCCGGCGTACCGCGGCAAGGGGCTCGCCAAGGTGGTCAAGGCCGCTGCCTTGCACCGCGCCCGCGAGGCCGGTTTCGTCGCGGCATACACCGGCAACGACGCGAACAACGAGCCCATGCTGGCGGTCAACCGCTGGCTCGGCTACCACCGCGCCTCTTCCAGCTGGACCGCCACCCGCGACCTCTAG
- the rpsN gene encoding 30S ribosomal protein S14, with amino-acid sequence MAKLSKIVKNEQRKRTVALYAERRAELKRIIRDPSTAASDLDVARAKLQKLPRDASPIRVRNRDVVDGRPRGYLRKAGLSRVRFRGMAHRGELPGITKSSW; translated from the coding sequence ATGGCCAAGCTCAGCAAGATCGTGAAGAACGAGCAGCGCAAGCGGACTGTCGCGCTGTACGCTGAGCGCCGGGCGGAGCTCAAGCGGATCATCCGCGACCCGTCCACGGCGGCCTCGGACCTGGACGTGGCGCGGGCGAAGTTGCAGAAGCTGCCGCGCGACGCGAGCCCAATCCGCGTGCGCAACCGCGACGTCGTCGACGGCCGGCCGCGCGGTTACCTCCGCAAGGCCGGCCTCTCCCGCGTCCGCTTCCGCGGCATGGCCCACCGCGGCGAACTCCCGGGAATCACAAAGTCGTCCTGGTAG
- a CDS encoding helix-turn-helix domain-containing protein, which translates to MTSTARTDFVRPDEAAMHTADVALGRMTKYLHSHHGKRNIRLVVDGDPKNTLEVPLAAIELLARVLAHMAAGQAVSVVPAHAELTTQQAADMLNVSRPYLIKLLDDGVIPHRKVGKHRRVRAEDLLGYKRQGDQKRRAIADELGELDREMGLY; encoded by the coding sequence ATGACCAGCACAGCCAGAACCGACTTTGTGAGGCCGGACGAGGCAGCGATGCACACCGCCGATGTCGCGCTGGGTCGCATGACGAAGTACCTGCACAGTCACCACGGCAAGCGCAACATCCGCCTGGTCGTCGACGGCGACCCCAAGAACACACTCGAAGTGCCTCTGGCGGCAATCGAACTACTGGCCCGAGTGCTGGCCCACATGGCCGCCGGACAGGCGGTATCGGTCGTTCCCGCTCACGCGGAACTGACCACTCAACAGGCCGCCGACATGCTCAACGTGTCGCGGCCCTACCTGATCAAGCTGCTGGACGACGGGGTGATTCCGCACCGCAAGGTCGGCAAACACCGCCGGGTCCGCGCAGAAGACCTCCTCGGCTACAAGCGTCAAGGCGATCAGAAGCGGCGAGCAATCGCAGACGAGCTCGGCGAGCTCGACCGGGAGATGGGCCTGTACTGA
- a CDS encoding IclR family transcriptional regulator yields MSGNVPASTRTLRVLTFLATQPGPVPMERIASAVDLPRSSAYHLLKAMIAEGYVVHLPEDKRYGLGVAAFEIGSAYLRHDPLERLARPVLTQLVAEVGHTAHLGVLHGRELVYLLKEQPPRPVTLVTDVGVRLPATLTASGRALLAALPPAQVRALFPDPESFVRRTGKGPQTLTQLRRVLADERRQGFADEDSQITDGVASVAAAVLDHAGHPVASIGVTFRSEAVPVAYRPALARRTAAAAETLSRRLRP; encoded by the coding sequence GTGAGCGGCAACGTTCCCGCCTCGACTCGCACGCTGCGGGTCCTGACCTTCCTGGCCACGCAGCCCGGACCGGTACCGATGGAGCGCATCGCCTCCGCGGTCGATCTGCCACGGTCATCGGCGTACCACTTGCTGAAGGCAATGATCGCCGAGGGGTACGTCGTGCACCTGCCGGAGGACAAGCGGTACGGCCTGGGCGTGGCCGCCTTCGAGATCGGCTCGGCCTACCTCCGGCATGACCCGCTCGAGCGGCTCGCCCGGCCCGTACTCACGCAACTCGTCGCCGAAGTCGGGCACACCGCGCACCTCGGCGTACTGCACGGCCGCGAACTCGTCTACCTCCTGAAGGAACAACCCCCGCGACCGGTCACGCTCGTCACCGATGTCGGCGTACGCCTGCCGGCCACGCTGACGGCGTCCGGCCGCGCCCTGCTGGCGGCATTACCTCCGGCGCAGGTGCGAGCGTTGTTCCCGGACCCGGAGAGCTTTGTCCGACGTACGGGCAAGGGGCCGCAGACGTTGACCCAGCTGCGGCGCGTCCTTGCCGACGAACGGCGGCAGGGTTTCGCCGACGAGGACTCCCAGATCACCGATGGCGTCGCGTCGGTCGCCGCCGCCGTACTCGACCATGCCGGCCACCCGGTCGCGTCGATCGGTGTCACCTTCCGCAGCGAGGCGGTCCCAGTCGCCTACCGCCCCGCCCTAGCCCGCCGCACCGCCGCCGCAGCCGAAACCCTAAGCCGCCGCCTCCGCCCCTGA
- a CDS encoding type B 50S ribosomal protein L31 encodes MKNDIHPDYRPIVFRDKSGDFSFLTGSTRASDETIVWTDGKTYPVVDVEISSASHPFYTGNQRVMDTQGRVEKFKKRYGR; translated from the coding sequence ATGAAGAACGACATCCACCCGGACTACCGCCCGATCGTCTTCCGCGACAAGTCGGGTGACTTCAGCTTCCTCACCGGGTCGACCCGGGCCAGCGACGAGACCATCGTCTGGACCGACGGCAAGACGTACCCGGTCGTCGATGTTGAGATCTCCTCCGCCAGTCACCCCTTCTACACCGGCAACCAGCGCGTCATGGACACGCAGGGCCGCGTGGAGAAGTTCAAGAAGCGTTACGGCAGGTAA
- a CDS encoding ATP-binding protein, with translation MSSELSTLLRRYRTAAGLTQEGLAERANLSYEAISALERGKRLYPRPHTIEQLSEALGLAPAQRDTLAAAGGRHPEVRTPPSPVSRPRPRQLPAAVADFTGRSDQLTRVTGELLRPSSAGGGPVVVAVTGMGGVGKTSLALEAAHAVTEHYPDGQLYLNLQGFGTGAPVSALQALQHLITSLGGDSDRVGTDITAAVGLYRSLIANRRILVVIDNVADSDVIRQLLPTTPGAAVLITSRLVLVLPGAVQVELGELSTEDAVGLLRAVAGDRIDAEAEESRTLATRCGHLPLALRLAAARLLARPNWPVAHLAERLTNEEKLLDELEAGHLGVRATLKFSIAQLAEDGGGEAVRLFALLGLLDGPDIGVEVAARLADRPEPRIDALLEHLVDLHLLSTSSPGRYELHDLVRLFARELAVSAFSTDERAQAVGRVINLYQSAAWQGLRLFDPDSSRLRWLDTEPVRFTIEFGDSNQAFSWIETELPNIIALYDGPARAHSPEALTSLCLGMSNFYLARGHWSDGVRVAEIAIGFTSSPWVRASLLHDIGQGKWHSGRDGGGLADLIEAVEQFKGLGDTWAEAVGITNIAVRHNRRGEYALARPYALRVVELGRQMNHPATISRGLDSVGMAEYYLDAKDEAYRCFAEAVRIAEESGNMRSGASPLSNLAAIHGMRGELDKAVPMFHRVIAIYEGLGHLSGVAHGWLDLGEAYTESGDHRSAIDCYREAFAVAMIRADAVAEARVRRRLGESHLALGDFEDAKRHLAAAEAVYPYTDDQLSGEIARLLTLAREGQQAGESAG, from the coding sequence TTGAGCTCTGAGCTCAGTACCTTGTTGCGGCGTTACCGGACGGCGGCCGGGCTGACCCAGGAAGGGCTGGCCGAGCGGGCCAACCTCAGCTACGAGGCGATCAGCGCGCTGGAACGCGGCAAGCGGCTGTACCCAAGACCACACACAATCGAGCAGCTCAGCGAGGCCCTTGGTCTTGCCCCGGCTCAGCGCGACACCCTGGCCGCAGCCGGCGGACGCCATCCCGAAGTAAGGACCCCGCCATCCCCGGTCAGCCGGCCTCGGCCAAGGCAGTTGCCGGCAGCCGTCGCCGACTTCACCGGCCGGTCGGACCAGCTAACCCGAGTCACCGGCGAGTTGCTCCGGCCGTCATCCGCCGGCGGCGGCCCGGTCGTGGTGGCCGTCACTGGCATGGGTGGAGTCGGCAAGACCTCACTGGCTCTTGAGGCGGCCCACGCGGTCACCGAGCACTACCCGGACGGCCAGCTCTACCTGAATCTGCAGGGCTTCGGGACGGGTGCACCCGTCTCTGCCCTGCAAGCGCTGCAGCACCTCATCACCTCGCTCGGTGGCGACAGCGACCGCGTCGGCACCGATATCACCGCAGCTGTCGGCCTCTACCGCTCCCTCATCGCAAACCGCCGAATCCTCGTAGTGATCGACAACGTGGCCGACAGCGACGTCATACGCCAACTGCTGCCGACGACTCCCGGTGCCGCCGTACTGATCACTAGTCGGCTAGTGCTGGTACTGCCCGGCGCAGTCCAGGTCGAGCTTGGCGAGCTGTCCACCGAGGACGCGGTCGGTCTACTCCGGGCAGTCGCTGGTGACCGGATCGACGCCGAGGCGGAGGAGTCGCGGACCCTCGCGACCCGGTGCGGGCATCTCCCACTGGCCCTCCGACTGGCCGCTGCCCGGCTACTCGCCAGACCGAACTGGCCAGTCGCCCATCTCGCCGAGCGCCTGACCAACGAGGAAAAGCTGCTGGACGAGTTGGAGGCCGGCCACCTCGGCGTACGGGCGACCCTTAAGTTCTCGATCGCCCAACTGGCAGAAGATGGCGGTGGCGAGGCGGTTCGGCTGTTCGCGTTGCTGGGTCTGCTCGACGGACCCGATATCGGTGTCGAGGTCGCCGCGCGATTGGCCGACCGGCCCGAGCCGCGGATCGACGCGTTGCTGGAGCACCTGGTCGACCTTCACCTGCTGAGTACGTCGTCACCCGGCCGCTACGAATTGCACGACCTGGTGCGGCTCTTCGCCCGAGAGCTCGCGGTGTCGGCCTTCTCCACCGATGAACGCGCGCAAGCGGTCGGCCGGGTGATCAACCTCTACCAATCGGCCGCCTGGCAAGGGCTACGGCTCTTCGATCCCGACTCGTCGCGGCTGCGCTGGCTGGACACCGAGCCGGTGAGGTTCACGATCGAGTTCGGCGATTCCAACCAGGCCTTCAGCTGGATCGAGACCGAACTACCGAACATCATCGCGCTGTACGACGGCCCGGCCCGCGCGCATTCGCCGGAAGCCCTGACCTCGCTGTGCCTCGGGATGTCCAACTTCTACCTGGCCCGCGGCCACTGGTCGGACGGCGTCCGGGTGGCCGAGATCGCCATCGGTTTCACCAGCTCGCCCTGGGTCCGAGCCTCCCTGCTGCACGACATCGGCCAGGGCAAGTGGCATAGCGGCCGGGACGGCGGTGGCTTGGCGGACCTGATCGAGGCGGTTGAGCAGTTCAAAGGCCTCGGCGATACCTGGGCCGAGGCCGTCGGCATCACCAACATCGCGGTCCGCCACAACCGGCGCGGCGAATATGCCCTCGCCCGGCCCTACGCGCTGCGGGTGGTCGAACTCGGCCGCCAGATGAACCACCCGGCCACCATCTCGCGCGGCCTGGACTCGGTCGGGATGGCCGAGTACTACCTCGATGCCAAGGACGAGGCCTACCGCTGTTTTGCCGAGGCCGTCCGGATCGCCGAAGAGTCCGGCAATATGCGCAGCGGCGCGAGCCCACTCAGCAACCTGGCCGCCATCCACGGCATGCGCGGCGAGCTGGACAAGGCCGTGCCCATGTTCCACCGGGTCATCGCCATCTACGAAGGTCTGGGTCATCTGTCCGGTGTCGCTCACGGCTGGCTCGATCTCGGGGAGGCGTACACCGAAAGCGGTGACCACCGGTCGGCGATCGACTGTTACCGGGAGGCCTTCGCGGTTGCCATGATCCGGGCGGACGCGGTCGCGGAAGCCCGGGTACGACGCCGCTTGGGCGAATCCCACCTGGCTCTTGGGGATTTCGAAGACGCCAAGCGGCACCTCGCCGCCGCCGAGGCGGTCTACCCCTACACCGACGACCAACTCAGCGGCGAAATCGCCCGCCTGCTGACCCTCGCGCGTGAGGGTCAGCAAGCGGGAGAGTCAGCGGGTTAA
- a CDS encoding aromatic amino acid lyase, which yields MEPIEITGQGLSPLTAVALGQRRTPVTIAEPARQRMLASAKAVVEIAKVRAVYGRTTGVGANRDVLTTDPEHGARLLASHSTTGTTPYPKDVVRLGLLIRVNQLAAGGSGLAPDVAEAIIGLLNDDKLPDLHRGGAIGTGDLGPLAELGLALGDVIDGTSALPLLSSNAITLAECCLAHVEAATLINVVPLVGALSHVAMRGNSEVYDARVHDARPQPGQVRVARRMRGLLDGLPIKPARVQDPFGLRAFAQVLGPAVDHVDALGNALTVDINAAAENPLVAPDTVLHNGNWHAMPIALALDALRLSLHSVATLSTSRLANLVDPDFTGLSRFLASGAEASSGVMMIEYVAHDALASARSSAQPATLGTATLSRGAEHHASFAPQAAALTAQLLDALRDVLSCELVTAVRAIRLANLTPEDLAPAAVGPWLADALTALPEDLTDRSLRDDLEIARGLLTQWGDRQIEHPAETAS from the coding sequence ATGGAGCCGATCGAGATCACCGGGCAGGGGTTGTCACCACTCACCGCGGTCGCGCTGGGCCAGCGCCGCACCCCGGTGACGATCGCGGAACCGGCCAGGCAACGAATGCTGGCGTCGGCCAAGGCCGTTGTCGAGATCGCGAAGGTCCGCGCGGTGTACGGCCGGACCACCGGCGTCGGCGCCAACCGGGACGTGCTCACCACCGATCCCGAGCATGGCGCGCGCCTGCTCGCGTCGCACTCGACCACCGGCACCACGCCGTACCCGAAGGACGTCGTCCGGCTCGGCCTGCTGATCCGGGTCAATCAGCTCGCCGCGGGCGGTTCCGGGCTCGCGCCGGACGTGGCCGAGGCGATCATCGGCCTGCTCAACGATGACAAGCTGCCCGATCTCCATCGCGGTGGCGCCATCGGTACGGGCGACCTCGGGCCGTTGGCCGAACTGGGGCTGGCCCTCGGTGACGTCATCGACGGCACCAGCGCCCTGCCGCTGCTCTCCAGCAACGCCATCACCTTGGCCGAGTGCTGCCTCGCCCACGTCGAAGCCGCCACCCTGATCAACGTCGTACCGCTGGTCGGCGCCCTCTCGCACGTCGCCATGCGCGGCAACAGCGAGGTGTACGACGCACGCGTGCACGACGCGCGGCCGCAACCCGGCCAGGTTCGCGTGGCGCGGCGGATGCGCGGACTGCTCGACGGCCTGCCGATCAAGCCCGCGCGAGTCCAGGATCCCTTTGGTCTAAGGGCTTTCGCTCAAGTGCTCGGACCGGCCGTGGACCACGTCGATGCCCTGGGCAACGCTTTGACGGTCGACATCAACGCGGCCGCGGAGAACCCGCTCGTCGCCCCGGATACCGTGTTGCACAACGGAAACTGGCACGCGATGCCGATCGCCCTCGCCCTCGACGCCCTCCGGCTCAGCCTGCACAGCGTCGCGACCCTCTCCACCTCACGCCTGGCGAACCTGGTCGATCCCGACTTCACCGGGTTGAGCCGATTCCTGGCCAGCGGCGCCGAGGCCAGCTCGGGCGTGATGATGATCGAGTACGTCGCGCACGACGCCCTCGCGTCGGCCCGTTCGTCGGCCCAGCCGGCCACTCTCGGCACGGCCACGCTGTCCCGGGGTGCCGAGCACCACGCGAGCTTCGCCCCGCAGGCGGCCGCCTTGACCGCGCAACTACTCGACGCCCTCCGCGACGTGCTGTCCTGCGAACTTGTCACCGCCGTACGGGCCATCCGCCTCGCCAACCTCACCCCGGAGGACCTCGCGCCTGCCGCGGTCGGTCCGTGGCTCGCCGACGCGCTGACCGCCCTCCCCGAAGACCTGACCGACCGGTCACTGCGAGATGATCTGGAGATCGCCCGCGGTCTCCTCACCCAATGGGGAGACCGGCAGATCGAGCACCCTGCGGAGACTGCTAGTTAG
- a CDS encoding CobW family GTP-binding protein, producing MQSLLPVTLLAGLAEDTRATVAHNLLRAAPAGTVLIEYDVTGMSDGTVIRIARTSAGVIDRELIEMAHPCVSCALRASLLPVLTSIASTEKYVAALVSIPAAGDPQALAEEIAADAEDELRVDAVITVLDGATFVEDMSGEDLLLDRDIPTAAEDGRAVAEVLARHVEYANALIVDGPQAAALARAINPQALIHGTRSAAALLGQKLHDPDTAETWVEPGSICAPLNDEGDVRTLVWQADRPFHPQRLFDALEEIVAGSARGKGTIWLASQPSARLGWDSFGASIAIGVLGPWLADLPAERWSEVGQAHQARSLFEWHPEHGDRASYLSITGAGLDTGELRELLDGCLLRRDEWISDLADPFAPYLEGSSAA from the coding sequence ATGCAGAGCCTGCTCCCGGTCACCCTGCTGGCCGGCCTCGCCGAGGACACCCGGGCCACGGTCGCGCACAACCTGCTCCGGGCCGCCCCGGCCGGCACCGTGCTGATCGAGTACGACGTGACCGGCATGTCCGACGGCACGGTGATCCGGATCGCCCGCACCTCGGCCGGGGTGATCGACCGCGAGCTGATCGAGATGGCCCATCCCTGTGTGTCCTGCGCGCTGCGGGCCTCCCTTCTGCCGGTGCTGACGAGCATCGCGTCCACCGAGAAGTACGTCGCAGCGCTGGTCTCCATTCCCGCGGCAGGTGATCCGCAGGCCCTCGCCGAGGAGATCGCCGCGGACGCCGAGGACGAACTGCGCGTGGATGCCGTCATCACCGTGCTCGACGGCGCCACCTTCGTCGAGGACATGTCCGGCGAGGATCTGCTGCTGGATCGGGACATCCCGACCGCGGCGGAGGACGGCCGGGCCGTGGCCGAGGTCCTCGCGCGCCACGTGGAGTACGCGAATGCGCTGATCGTTGACGGTCCGCAGGCCGCCGCGCTGGCCCGGGCGATCAACCCGCAAGCGCTGATCCATGGCACAAGGTCGGCGGCGGCTCTGCTCGGACAAAAGCTGCACGACCCGGACACGGCCGAGACCTGGGTCGAACCGGGTTCGATCTGCGCGCCGCTGAACGACGAGGGCGACGTACGGACGCTGGTCTGGCAGGCCGACCGGCCGTTCCACCCGCAGCGGCTGTTCGACGCGCTGGAGGAGATCGTGGCCGGATCGGCTCGCGGCAAGGGCACGATCTGGCTCGCCTCGCAGCCGTCGGCCCGGCTCGGGTGGGACAGCTTCGGCGCCAGCATCGCCATCGGCGTACTCGGGCCGTGGCTGGCCGATCTGCCGGCCGAGCGCTGGTCCGAGGTCGGGCAGGCGCATCAGGCCCGGTCGCTGTTCGAGTGGCATCCCGAACACGGCGACCGCGCGTCGTACCTGTCGATCACCGGCGCCGGTCTGGACACCGGGGAATTAAGGGAGCTGCTCGACGGTTGTCTCCTACGTCGGGACGAATGGATCAGCGATCTGGCCGACCCCTTCGCCCCTTATCTGGAAGGAAGTAGCGCAGCATGA
- the rpmB gene encoding 50S ribosomal protein L28, with translation MSAHCQVTGVKPMFGHNVSHSHRRTKRRFNPNIQSRRFWLPSENRFVRLTVSAKGIKTIDQHGIEKIVARIRARGEKV, from the coding sequence ATGTCTGCGCACTGCCAGGTGACCGGGGTGAAGCCGATGTTCGGCCACAACGTGTCCCACTCCCATCGCCGTACCAAGCGCCGCTTCAACCCGAACATCCAGAGCCGCCGGTTCTGGCTGCCGAGTGAGAACCGGTTCGTCCGGCTGACCGTGAGCGCCAAGGGAATCAAGACGATCGACCAGCACGGCATCGAGAAGATCGTGGCGCGCATCCGCGCTCGAGGGGAGAAGGTTTAG
- a CDS encoding MerR family transcriptional regulator: MLIGELSRRTGVQTHQLRYYESQGLLEPDRGHNGYRDYAEEAIVTVAQIRKLLGAGLSTEEIGFLLPCATGTLPELKPCPELLDTLRARLNGLDQHIDDLVRTREVLSDYITITEQSVAS, translated from the coding sequence GTGCTGATCGGGGAGTTGAGCCGGCGGACCGGCGTGCAGACGCATCAGCTGCGGTACTACGAATCCCAGGGACTGCTCGAGCCCGATCGCGGCCACAACGGCTACCGCGACTACGCCGAGGAGGCCATCGTCACGGTGGCCCAGATCAGGAAGTTGCTCGGTGCCGGACTGTCCACCGAGGAGATCGGCTTCCTGCTGCCCTGCGCCACCGGCACGCTGCCCGAGCTCAAGCCGTGCCCCGAGCTGCTGGACACCCTGCGGGCTCGGCTGAACGGGCTGGACCAGCACATCGACGACCTGGTCCGAACCCGCGAGGTCCTCAGCGACTACATCACCATCACCGAGCAGAGCGTCGCTTCCTAG
- the rpmG gene encoding 50S ribosomal protein L33, with amino-acid sequence MAKRNDIRPVIKLKSTAGTSYTYVTRKNRRNNPDRLVLRKFDPIARKHVDFREER; translated from the coding sequence GTGGCCAAGCGCAACGACATTCGGCCCGTCATCAAGCTGAAGAGCACGGCGGGGACGTCGTACACCTATGTGACCCGGAAGAACCGGCGCAACAACCCGGATCGGCTGGTGCTGCGCAAGTTCGACCCGATCGCGCGCAAGCACGTCGACTTCCGCGAGGAGCGGTAA
- a CDS encoding NAD(P)-dependent oxidoreductase produces MTIQNTPVTIIGLGLMGQALAGAFLRNGYPTTVWNRTAAKGDQLVAEGARLAGSAREAVLASPLVVVCVTDYDALRGLLDPETLDGRVLINLSSGTSAQARETATWVGQHGGSYLDGGIMAVPQGVGTDEATVVYSGPREVFDQYEPVLRSLSADNRHLGEDHGLSSLYEVAVLGLMWSMLNGFLQGAALLGAAGVSASAFTPVAALGIKATTGWLAGYAEQIDDGEYPVLDATIDTHLAAMEHVIDESSALGVNAELPRSLKALADRAAAAGYGRSGYPALIELLRKPADS; encoded by the coding sequence ATGACGATCCAAAACACCCCCGTGACCATCATCGGACTGGGCCTGATGGGCCAGGCGCTGGCCGGCGCCTTCCTCCGCAACGGCTACCCGACCACCGTCTGGAACCGCACAGCGGCAAAGGGCGACCAACTCGTCGCCGAGGGCGCGCGGCTCGCCGGCTCTGCCCGCGAGGCGGTCCTGGCCAGTCCGCTGGTCGTCGTCTGCGTCACTGATTACGACGCCCTGCGGGGACTGCTCGACCCGGAGACCCTCGACGGCCGCGTTCTGATCAACCTGTCTTCGGGCACCTCCGCTCAGGCCCGCGAGACCGCGACCTGGGTGGGACAACACGGCGGCAGCTATCTCGATGGCGGGATCATGGCCGTACCGCAAGGCGTTGGCACCGACGAGGCGACGGTCGTCTACAGCGGGCCGCGCGAGGTCTTCGACCAGTACGAACCGGTCCTGCGCAGCCTCAGCGCCGACAACCGGCATCTCGGCGAGGACCACGGACTGTCATCGCTGTACGAGGTCGCCGTACTCGGCCTGATGTGGAGCATGCTGAACGGCTTCCTCCAGGGCGCCGCGTTGCTCGGAGCGGCCGGCGTGAGCGCCAGCGCGTTCACCCCCGTGGCCGCCTTGGGCATCAAGGCCACCACCGGCTGGCTGGCCGGATACGCCGAGCAGATCGACGACGGCGAGTACCCGGTGCTCGACGCCACCATCGACACCCATCTGGCCGCGATGGAACACGTCATCGACGAAAGCTCAGCGCTTGGCGTCAACGCGGAACTACCTCGTTCGCTCAAGGCCTTGGCTGATCGGGCCGCGGCCGCGGGGTACGGCCGCAGCGGCTACCCGGCGTTGATCGAACTGCTCCGCAAACCGGCCGATAGCTGA